GGTTACAAGACTTGACCCAGCTTCCGCCGTTGCGTGAGTTCAAAGAATTGGGCGAGTCCGAGCAGGCACTCCTGCCGATTGAGCACGAGTCTCTGTTATCAGTCGAGACGTCAGAGCCGTCCTATTCCGAAGACCTTCCTGTCACGAGTGATCTTATGGAAGGTGAGGCGGTATTGGCCTTTGATGTGGAGACCGACGAGACGGTACTTGAAGCGTCGGTCGAAGAGCCGGTCGAGCAGGCGTAACAGGCTGCTCGAAAATTCCGCCAGCGTCTTGTTCGCGTGCGAAGCGCGAGATAACCGAGAAACGCGTGATCAGAGGTTCGAAGTTCTAGAATCCTCGGACTTAGAATCGTGACTCCCGTCCCTCTTGTTTTCCCATTCCCTTCCCTTCAATCCCCACATCTTTTCAAAAACGGGAGCCTGAGTGTTCCTTTGCGAGGTCGCGTGTTGCGCGAGCGGCAAAAGGCGCTCAGAGCCCCGTTGACTCCCCGCAAGCCGCTTTGTTAGACTTCCCGTTCTCAATCTAAGTTGTTGAAAGAGGCGAAGTTCTTCGATTTCACCCGGTCCTGTCACACGAGGCACCACCAATGATTAAAGCATGGCTATTCGACGAGATGTTTCGGTTTGATCGAACGCATCTGACCATCGAAGAAATTCAGGGGGAATGGGGTGCCGGTGATTCGATCGCCGAAGAAGAAGAACTCCCTCCGGCTCCGGCGAACGTGGCCGCAAAATCGGGGAATGGCCGAGTGACCATTACCTGGGATTCCGTTCCCGATGCCATGTACTACAATCTCTATTTCAAGACGACCAAGGGCGTGATGATCAAGTTCTCAGACCTCACGCGTCCGATTGCCGGCGACGATGACTTCAAAGCCGTCATTGGGGTGACGAAAGAGAATGGTACCTGTGTGGAAGGCATTCAGAGTCCGTTTGTCCATGACGATCTGGCCAACGGGACTTGTTATTACTATGTGGTGACCGTCGTCACGCAAAAGGGGGAGAGCCTCGAGTCGAAAGAGGTCATGGCGATTCCCTCGCCCTATCTGTTGGCCATGAGTATCGGGCGGGAAGGCGTGGATGACGGGGAGTTCAGCTCGCCCACGGGAATTACGCTCGACAAAGACGGCAATATCTACGTGGCCGATACCGATAACCATTCGATTCAGAAACTCGATAAAACCGGAAAGTTTCTCGCGCGTTGGGGCGGCGATCCCTCTTCACAGGAAGGGAGCTTCTACTATCCACGTGGGTTGGCTGTCGGGCCGAACGACGTCTTGTATATCGCAGACAGCGGCAATAACCGCATCCAGAAATTCGACCTCGACGGCAATGTGATGCAGGCCTGGGGCAAGTTCGGGTTTGCCTGGCGCGGGGCGGATCTGGGCCGGTTCGACGTGCCCTGGGGATTGGCAACGGACGCCGAGGGGAACCTCTATGTCTCCGACACGAGCAACGCGCGGATTCAGAAGTTTACGTCTGATGGACAGGCCCTGCTCAAGTGGGGTCGTGACGGCAGCTTCGATGGCGCCTTCTTTTTCCCACGCGGCGTAGCCGTCGACTTTGTCGGCAACATTTTCGTGGCGGATGAAAGCAACAATCGTATTCAGAAGTTCGATGCTCGTGGGAGCTTTCTGGCCAAATGGGGCCGTGAGGGCGCAGGGCCGGGGCAGTTCAAGTCCCCCTGGGGCATTGCCTGCGATGCGCTCGGCAATGTCTATGTGGTCGACACCGGGAACCACCGCATTCAGAAGTTTGATGGCAACGGGACGTTTCTCTGTGCCTGGGGTAATCGCGGACGGGCAGAGTCGCAGCTGAATTATCCGTACGGGATCGCGGTCGATAAAGAGGGCGCGGTCTACGTGGTCGACAGCGGCAATGGCCGCATCCTCAAGTATGTGCCGACGGAGGAAGAGATTAATCGCGGGAAGGACGCCGCAGCCATCAGTCAGGTCCCGAGCGAGACGCCGCCGCCCTACAGTGTGGCAGTCAAAGCCGGCGATACGGAAGCCTTCCTGAGTTGGATGGAGGTCCCTGGCGCCCAATCCTACAACCTGTACTTTAATACCATTCCGGAGCTCACGACGCAGACGGCGACAAAAGTTGAAGGTGTGACGAACCCCTATGCGCACACCGGGCTCTCGAACGATACCCCCTATTATTATGCCGTGACCGCCGTGTTCGAGACCGGTGCTGAAAGTGCGTTGTCGAGCGAAGTTGCGGTCACGCCGGTCCTCATCGATATCACGGCGCCGCAAAATCCCTATGCCGTGATCAACCATGGCGCGTTCATGACGAATACGCCGGAAGTCATCGTCACGATTTCAGCGAACGATGTCGATACCGGAGTGGCGGCCTACTTTATCTCCGAGGCGCCGATGACCCCCATGGCGGGGACACCGGGATGGGTCGATGTGACGCCGGCCACCAAATTCGGCGCAACGATTCAGTTTATTTTGTCGCTGGGAGACGGACAGAAAGCGATCTACGTCTGGTTTAAGGATTTGGGCGGAAACGTCTCAACCCCTGCCAGCACGACGATTTTGGTCAATACGTCAGGGTACCTGTGCGTGGCCGAATGGGGCCGGACGGGCCGTGGTGCGTCGTTGTTGCATGGCGGCGAATTTATGGCTCCGGTCTATGGCATGTGCGCCGATCAGCAAGGGTCGTTGTTCGTGGTCGATAACGGCAACAACCGCATTCAGAAATTCGACAATGCCGGAAACTTCATCATTCTCTGGGGTAACTTCGGTTCGGCCAATTCGAACTTCCACAATCCGACCGGCATTGCCTGCGATGGCAAGGGCGACGTGTGGGTCGTCGATACGAACAATCATCGTGTTCAGAAGTTCGACGGGAAGCTCGGCGGCTATCTCATGAAGTTCGGGTCGCGTGGAAACGGCGAAGGGCAGTTCAACTCCCCCTGGGGTATCGCAGTCGATCGGGTACGCGGGTATGTCTACGTGGTCGACAGCGCCAACTTCCGTGTGCAGAAGTTCGATATGAACGGCGAGTTCATCATGTCCTGGGGCAGCTTCGGGAACGGAGATGGACAGTTTTACTTCCCGCGCGGTGTGGCGGTGGATCAGGCCGATGGATTTGTGTATGTCGTCGACATGGGAAACCACCGGATTCAGAAGTTCGATACCAGCACCAACGTGTTGCCGCAGTTGCTGACCAAATGGGGCGGGAGCTCTGAGCCGGGCCATGCCAGCAGCCCGCTGGCGCAAGAGGCCGGTCAGTTGCGGTCTCCCTGGGGTATTACGGTCGATGGCGCCGGTGATGTGTATGTGACGGACACGGGCAACCATCGCATCGAGAAGTTCGATAAAGAAGGCAATTTTATCACCCAGTGGGGCGGGTTCGGGAACGGTAAAGGGCAATTCAACTTTCCTTACGGCCTCGCGGTCGATGTCAGAGGCAGTGTGTTTGTCGTCGATAGCGGAAATACCAGAGTCGAACAGTTCATGCCGGCCGACGAGGGGAGTGAACGGCTCCAGGAAGATGCCGAAAGCGTGGCTGAAATCGAAAATGCACAAGTGACAGGGGTCGCATCGAAGAAGTCATAAGCGCCGCTACAAGGATTGCTGGCAGGTTGCGAGATGCTCAACATGGCCGTCCGGCAAGACCGCAGCGAGTAAAGAAGCGAGCCGTACCCTTAAGATACGTTGGGGTTTGAGCGATGCGACCGGCCTGCGCGAAGCCGCGTCGGCGAAGGCAGAGAACGACTCCGGCAAGCTTTTTCAGCATTCCGCCAGTGAAGGGAAGTCATGCTCGATAAAGAACCACGCTTAGGATTGACCTACGACGACGTCGTGTTGATTCCGGCCAAGTCTCAGATCCTGCCGAGTGAGGTCGACATGCGGACGATGCTCACGCGGCATATCAAGATCAACGTTCCCATTATCAGTTCGGCGATGGATACCGTGACCGAGTCCCGTCTGGCCATTGCCATGGCCCGCGAAGGTGGTATTGGGATTATTCATCGCGTATTGTCGCCGACGGATCAGGCGACGGAAGTGGACCGCGTCAAGAAATCAGAGAGCGGGATGATTCTCGATCCGATTACGATTTCGCCCGATCAAACGATTCGCGATGCCCACGGCTTGATGGCCAAATACCGGATCTCAGGTATTCCCGTGACGAAGGATAAAAAGCTGGTGGGTATTCTCACGAATCGCGATCTGCGGTTTGAAACCAGAATGGACCTGAAGGTCTCGCAAGTGATGAAGCGGGATAAGCTGATCACGGCACCCGAAGGGACGAGTTTGGAAAAAGCTCGCGAGGTGCTGCACGAGCATCGGATCGAGAAGCTCCCCGTCGTCAATAAACATTTCGAGCTCAAGGGGCTCATTACGATCAAAGACATCGAAAAGCGTATCCTCTACCCCAATTCCTGCAAGGACGGACATGGCCGACTCTGCGTGGGTGCGGCTGTCGGAGTGGGGCCGGATACGCCAGATCGTGTGGCGCGGCTCAAGAAGGCAGGGGTGGATGTGATCGTGGTCGATACCGCTCACGGGCATTCCCGGTCAGTGCTCGATACGGTCAAGATGATTAAGCGAAAGTATCCGGACCTTGAACTGATTGCCGGGAATATTGCGACTGCCGAGGCGGCCAAGGATCTTCTTCGTGCCGGTGTCGATGCTGTCAAGGTGGGCGTGGGGCCTGGTTCCATCTGCACCACCCGCATCGTGTCGGGCGCCGGGATGCCGCAGTTGACGGCAATTGCCGACTGCGCAAAAGTTCTCGCAGGCACAGGGGTTCCGATTATTGCCGATGGCGGGATCAAGTTTTCAGGCGATATCACCAAGGCCTTAGCAGCCGGTGCCTCCTCGGTGATGCTCGGTGGACTCTTGGCTGGCACGGATGAGTCGCCTGGTGAAACCGAACTCTATCAAGCCGGGACCTATAAGGTGTACCGAGGCATGGGTTCAATCGGCGCGATGGAGCGTGGCGGCGGAGATCGGTACGGCCAAGGCGGCCGTCCGGTGCAGAAGCTGGTCCCGGAAGGGATTGAAGGCCGTGTGCCGTATAAGGGGAAGCTCTCGGCTGTTATCTATCAATTGATCGGCGGCGTGAAGTCCGGCATGGGCTACTGCGGGTGTAAGACGATTTCTGACCTCCAACAGAAAGCCCAGTTTATCCGGCAGACGGTTGCTGGTCTCCGAGAAAGTCATGTGCACGATGTGATTATCACCAAGGAAGCGCCGAATTATCGGACGGATTGGGAGTGAGCGAAGGCGATCAACTCTCAGTCGTCAGCTTTCAGCAAGACACGAATCATTCCCACCTCGGTTCAGATCTTGTCTTAAGCCTGTTTCGGCTATCCTGTCCAATCGGTTGCTGAGTGCTGACCGCTGAAAGCTAACAATATGGAACTCTGGCACAATAGAATCCTGGTTCTCGACTTCGGGTCGCAATATACCCAGCTGATTGCGCGACGCATCCGCGAGGCGCATGTCTATTCCCAGATCTTGCCCTGTACCGCTTCCATGGCGACGATTCTCGCCTATCGTCCGCAAGGCATCGTGTTATCCGGTGGCCCCTCCAGCGTGTATGAGAAGAAGGCGCCGAGCGTCTCCAAGGAACTGTTCGACCTCGGGATTCCCATTCTCGGCATTTGTTATGGCATGCAGCTGGTGACGCACCTCTCCGGCGGAGAGGTGGCCAAGTCCAAGCATCGGGAATATGGTCGTGCCGATCTGACGATCGACGACAAGAGCGATCTCTTCAAGGGCATCGGCACAAACGGGTCGACCGTTGTCTGGATGTCGCATG
This window of the Nitrospirota bacterium genome carries:
- a CDS encoding SMP-30/gluconolactonase/LRE family protein, with the protein product MIKAWLFDEMFRFDRTHLTIEEIQGEWGAGDSIAEEEELPPAPANVAAKSGNGRVTITWDSVPDAMYYNLYFKTTKGVMIKFSDLTRPIAGDDDFKAVIGVTKENGTCVEGIQSPFVHDDLANGTCYYYVVTVVTQKGESLESKEVMAIPSPYLLAMSIGREGVDDGEFSSPTGITLDKDGNIYVADTDNHSIQKLDKTGKFLARWGGDPSSQEGSFYYPRGLAVGPNDVLYIADSGNNRIQKFDLDGNVMQAWGKFGFAWRGADLGRFDVPWGLATDAEGNLYVSDTSNARIQKFTSDGQALLKWGRDGSFDGAFFFPRGVAVDFVGNIFVADESNNRIQKFDARGSFLAKWGREGAGPGQFKSPWGIACDALGNVYVVDTGNHRIQKFDGNGTFLCAWGNRGRAESQLNYPYGIAVDKEGAVYVVDSGNGRILKYVPTEEEINRGKDAAAISQVPSETPPPYSVAVKAGDTEAFLSWMEVPGAQSYNLYFNTIPELTTQTATKVEGVTNPYAHTGLSNDTPYYYAVTAVFETGAESALSSEVAVTPVLIDITAPQNPYAVINHGAFMTNTPEVIVTISANDVDTGVAAYFISEAPMTPMAGTPGWVDVTPATKFGATIQFILSLGDGQKAIYVWFKDLGGNVSTPASTTILVNTSGYLCVAEWGRTGRGASLLHGGEFMAPVYGMCADQQGSLFVVDNGNNRIQKFDNAGNFIILWGNFGSANSNFHNPTGIACDGKGDVWVVDTNNHRVQKFDGKLGGYLMKFGSRGNGEGQFNSPWGIAVDRVRGYVYVVDSANFRVQKFDMNGEFIMSWGSFGNGDGQFYFPRGVAVDQADGFVYVVDMGNHRIQKFDTSTNVLPQLLTKWGGSSEPGHASSPLAQEAGQLRSPWGITVDGAGDVYVTDTGNHRIEKFDKEGNFITQWGGFGNGKGQFNFPYGLAVDVRGSVFVVDSGNTRVEQFMPADEGSERLQEDAESVAEIENAQVTGVASKKS
- the guaB gene encoding IMP dehydrogenase, with amino-acid sequence MLDKEPRLGLTYDDVVLIPAKSQILPSEVDMRTMLTRHIKINVPIISSAMDTVTESRLAIAMAREGGIGIIHRVLSPTDQATEVDRVKKSESGMILDPITISPDQTIRDAHGLMAKYRISGIPVTKDKKLVGILTNRDLRFETRMDLKVSQVMKRDKLITAPEGTSLEKAREVLHEHRIEKLPVVNKHFELKGLITIKDIEKRILYPNSCKDGHGRLCVGAAVGVGPDTPDRVARLKKAGVDVIVVDTAHGHSRSVLDTVKMIKRKYPDLELIAGNIATAEAAKDLLRAGVDAVKVGVGPGSICTTRIVSGAGMPQLTAIADCAKVLAGTGVPIIADGGIKFSGDITKALAAGASSVMLGGLLAGTDESPGETELYQAGTYKVYRGMGSIGAMERGGGDRYGQGGRPVQKLVPEGIEGRVPYKGKLSAVIYQLIGGVKSGMGYCGCKTISDLQQKAQFIRQTVAGLRESHVHDVIITKEAPNYRTDWE